One Corynebacterium appendicis CIP 107643 DNA window includes the following coding sequences:
- a CDS encoding ABC transporter permease, whose amino-acid sequence MLVAASVIIFLLLRAVPGDPARIALGVTATDEDVAKLANQLGTDKPLYQQYFDWIGGMLTGNFGISLTSKQDITPLVIDRMQVSLILTVSAMVLSMAIAIPLGTYLVRRRGKLDTAIVSALTQAGIAVPSFLVGILTVAVFSVWLGWLPANGWVPPNAGFGDFVAHLVLPVVALSLVQAAILTRYVRSAVNEELDKDYVRTARAVGLSTRQALYRHALRNAFLPVLTVTGLQLTTLIVGAVVIEKVFALPGLGSMLLDAVATRDLTTVQTLMMLLVVFTLAVTLIVDVLYRFIDPRLRRQA is encoded by the coding sequence ATGCTCGTCGCGGCGAGCGTCATCATTTTCCTGTTGCTGCGGGCCGTCCCCGGCGACCCGGCGCGGATCGCTTTGGGCGTGACTGCGACCGACGAGGACGTGGCGAAACTAGCGAACCAACTGGGCACGGACAAGCCTCTTTACCAGCAGTATTTCGACTGGATCGGCGGCATGCTCACAGGCAATTTCGGGATCTCGTTGACCAGCAAGCAGGACATCACTCCCCTAGTGATCGACCGGATGCAGGTCTCGCTGATCCTGACGGTGAGCGCCATGGTTTTGTCGATGGCGATCGCGATTCCGCTGGGAACGTATCTGGTCCGGCGCCGCGGGAAGCTGGATACGGCGATCGTGTCGGCCTTGACGCAGGCCGGTATCGCAGTTCCGAGTTTTCTGGTCGGCATTTTGACGGTGGCTGTGTTCTCCGTCTGGCTCGGGTGGTTGCCCGCCAATGGTTGGGTGCCGCCGAATGCGGGATTCGGGGATTTCGTGGCGCACCTTGTTCTTCCGGTGGTGGCTCTGTCGCTCGTTCAGGCGGCGATTCTGACGCGGTATGTGCGCAGCGCCGTCAACGAGGAGTTGGACAAGGACTATGTGCGCACTGCGCGGGCAGTCGGCTTATCGACGAGACAAGCTCTGTACCGGCATGCTTTGCGCAATGCATTTCTCCCGGTTTTGACGGTCACGGGACTGCAGCTCACGACGCTGATCGTCGGTGCGGTGGTGATTGAGAAGGTGTTCGCGCTGCCGGGGCTCGGCTCCATGCTTTTGGATGCTGTGGCGACGCGCGACCTCACCACGGTGCAGACCCTGATGATGCTGCTCGTGGTGTTCACTCTGGCGGTGACGTTGATCGTCGATGTCCTTTATCGCTTCATCGACCCGCGGCTCAGGAGGCAGGCATGA
- a CDS encoding ATP-binding cassette domain-containing protein, which produces MTLVRIENLTIDGILEGISFDIQPGERLGLIGESGSGKSMTALTIMGLLDERLKPSGTVMLDGADMINSSPRVKRKLRGTKVGMIFQEPMTALDPLMTVERQVAEACSLDKARELLHEVGVDRTSSYPHELSGGQRQRVLIALAIAGDPDLLICDEPTTALDVEVQQQILDLLDSLVRERGMALLFITHDLAVIRKMIDRVIVLKGGRIVDQNADLDAPKVDYTAQLVEASKPKSSAEIRATGEPIIELKDVTWRRGSTVALDNVNLTVHEGERVGIVGGSGSGKTSLLRVISGLNEPDSGTVRVDGDLQMVFQDPYSSLNPRRKVRDSIREAGVDEARADEVLSQVGLEGMGSRFPSQFSGGQRQRISIARAAAPHPEILIADEPVSALDVSVRAQVLELIDDLVVHDRATLIFVSHDLSVVRQVCPSIAVLYHGKIVEMGPTEEVWANPQHEYTQKLLAAIP; this is translated from the coding sequence ATGACTCTCGTGCGCATTGAGAACCTCACCATCGACGGGATCCTGGAGGGGATCTCCTTCGACATTCAGCCCGGCGAAAGGCTCGGGCTGATCGGCGAGTCTGGTTCCGGCAAGTCGATGACGGCGCTGACGATCATGGGGCTGTTGGACGAAAGATTGAAGCCGAGCGGCACCGTGATGCTCGACGGCGCCGACATGATCAATTCGTCCCCGCGGGTGAAGAGGAAGCTGCGCGGCACGAAAGTGGGGATGATCTTCCAGGAACCGATGACTGCCCTGGACCCGCTGATGACGGTCGAACGCCAGGTGGCGGAAGCGTGCTCGCTCGACAAAGCCCGCGAACTTTTGCACGAGGTCGGGGTCGATCGCACCTCGAGCTACCCGCACGAATTGTCCGGCGGACAGAGGCAAAGAGTGTTGATTGCTTTGGCGATTGCAGGTGATCCCGATCTGCTCATCTGCGACGAGCCCACGACAGCGCTGGACGTGGAAGTGCAGCAGCAGATCCTCGATCTGCTGGACAGCCTGGTTCGGGAGCGCGGGATGGCGTTGCTGTTCATCACCCACGACCTCGCCGTGATCAGGAAGATGATCGACCGCGTGATCGTGCTCAAGGGCGGAAGAATCGTGGACCAAAACGCGGATCTGGATGCGCCGAAAGTCGACTACACCGCCCAGCTGGTGGAGGCGTCGAAGCCAAAATCATCAGCAGAAATCCGCGCAACAGGCGAACCGATCATCGAGCTGAAGGACGTGACGTGGCGCCGCGGAAGCACGGTGGCGCTGGACAATGTGAACTTGACTGTTCACGAAGGCGAAAGAGTTGGCATCGTCGGCGGCTCGGGGTCGGGAAAGACGTCCCTGTTGAGGGTCATTTCCGGGTTGAACGAGCCGGATTCAGGCACGGTGCGCGTCGACGGCGACCTGCAGATGGTCTTCCAGGACCCCTACTCTTCCCTCAATCCGCGGCGAAAAGTACGCGATTCCATCAGGGAGGCCGGCGTGGACGAGGCGCGGGCTGACGAAGTTCTTTCCCAAGTCGGGCTGGAGGGAATGGGCTCGAGGTTTCCGAGCCAGTTCTCCGGCGGGCAGCGCCAGCGCATCTCGATCGCGCGCGCCGCGGCCCCGCACCCGGAGATCCTCATCGCGGACGAGCCGGTCTCCGCGCTCGACGTGTCGGTGCGCGCGCAAGTGCTGGAGCTTATCGACGACCTCGTCGTCCACGACCGCGCCACCCTCATCTTCGTCTCGCACGACCTGTCCGTGGTCCGCCAAGTCTGTCCGTCAATCGCGGTGTTGTACCACGGGAAGATCGTCGAAATGGGGCCCACGGAAGAGGTGTGGGCGAACCCGCAGCACGAGTACACGCAGAAATTGCTCGCCGCGATTCCGTAG
- a CDS encoding GntR family transcriptional regulator, which produces MRAWRIAIARQQHEEIARYLRDLIHDGVLVPGDPLPSEAELCEKFDTSRGPVRQAVAALRGDGLISSGRGRRSLVLEAPKVNSFDALISTTSLLQEANQEAGDKILRVAREPATPTIAELLNLEINDPVVEIVRVRTANETPVLIERLVFPFTIGERFLTLEPGAEALHDQLFDGGVVIDNASRTAQVSTATAHQAELLGIAEGEPVWKLEMRASTFQGEPVEYAENIYRGDVVKVELSSVRGASIPLKFEITAAHE; this is translated from the coding sequence GTGAGAGCCTGGAGAATCGCCATAGCACGCCAACAACATGAGGAAATCGCGCGGTACCTCCGCGACCTGATCCACGACGGCGTACTCGTCCCCGGCGATCCCCTCCCCTCCGAAGCAGAACTCTGCGAGAAATTCGACACCTCACGCGGGCCCGTGCGCCAAGCGGTCGCAGCGCTACGCGGCGACGGACTCATTTCTTCGGGGCGCGGTCGACGCTCGCTGGTATTGGAGGCGCCGAAAGTGAACAGCTTCGACGCGCTGATTTCCACCACGTCCCTCCTCCAAGAAGCTAACCAGGAGGCGGGCGATAAGATCCTCCGCGTCGCACGCGAACCAGCAACGCCGACGATCGCAGAGCTACTGAACCTCGAGATCAATGATCCGGTCGTCGAGATCGTCCGGGTCCGCACGGCGAACGAAACCCCTGTGCTCATCGAGAGGCTGGTGTTTCCATTCACAATCGGTGAGCGCTTTTTGACGTTGGAGCCAGGGGCCGAGGCTTTGCACGACCAGCTTTTCGACGGCGGCGTGGTCATCGACAACGCGTCCCGCACCGCACAGGTGTCCACGGCGACTGCCCACCAGGCAGAGCTTTTGGGCATCGCCGAAGGAGAGCCGGTGTGGAAGCTTGAGATGCGGGCTTCCACCTTCCAAGGCGAGCCCGTCGAATACGCGGAGAATATCTACCGCGGCGATGTGGTCAAGGTCGAATTGAGCAGCGTGCGGGGCGCGTCCATCCCGCTGAAGTTTGAGATCACCGCAGCGCACGAATAG
- a CDS encoding ankyrin repeat domain-containing protein, translating to MARDGDTTLLDYVDQGVAVDMTNQDGNSFLMLASYSGHVELVKGLIERGADVNKLNDRGQAPLAGVVFKKEDALVDVLLAAGADPAAGTPDAISTARMFERDDLVEKMSK from the coding sequence ATGGCGCGCGACGGCGACACCACCTTGCTGGACTACGTCGACCAAGGTGTCGCCGTGGACATGACCAACCAGGACGGCAATTCCTTCCTCATGCTCGCGTCGTACTCCGGCCACGTCGAACTCGTCAAGGGCCTCATCGAGCGCGGCGCGGACGTGAACAAGCTCAACGACCGCGGCCAGGCACCGCTCGCGGGCGTCGTGTTCAAAAAAGAGGACGCGCTTGTCGACGTCCTCCTCGCCGCCGGTGCCGACCCGGCTGCCGGCACTCCCGACGCCATCTCGACAGCGAGGATGTTCGAGCGCGACGACCTCGTGGAGAAGATGAGCAAGTGA
- the thpR gene encoding RNA 2',3'-cyclic phosphodiesterase, whose protein sequence is MIRVFAALFPSDEAKEHLVTALRPIRDFSRQEIRWTDPDNWHLTLAFYGDQPNEASAIRAHLVQIAAFRPPLSLHLSGAGAFENRTLWTGVGGDTDNLRTLMAESADPTVDVRPRQRAHLTIGRTGRRSHDPYAVPDIVRALSVYRGPDFTADEICLVQSHLGQGRAGGSRYEILERFELR, encoded by the coding sequence ATGATCCGGGTCTTCGCGGCGCTCTTTCCCTCCGACGAGGCGAAAGAACACCTTGTCACGGCGCTGCGCCCGATCCGGGATTTCTCCCGCCAGGAGATCCGCTGGACTGACCCCGATAATTGGCATCTCACCCTCGCCTTCTACGGCGACCAGCCCAACGAGGCCTCCGCGATCCGCGCCCACCTCGTCCAGATCGCTGCATTCCGCCCGCCGCTGAGTCTCCACCTTTCCGGCGCCGGCGCCTTCGAGAACCGCACCTTATGGACCGGTGTCGGCGGCGATACAGACAATCTCAGAACGCTGATGGCGGAGAGCGCCGACCCGACCGTGGATGTCCGCCCCCGTCAGCGAGCCCACCTCACCATCGGCCGCACCGGCCGTCGTTCCCACGACCCTTACGCCGTCCCCGATATCGTCCGTGCCCTGTCCGTCTACCGCGGCCCCGACTTCACCGCCGACGAGATCTGCCTCGTCCAATCCCACCTTGGGCAGGGCCGCGCCGGAGGTTCCCGCTACGAGATCCTCGAAAGATTCGAACTCCGATAG
- a CDS encoding LysE family translocator, producing MNPADLAAIVLVNLAGAATPGPDIVLLTRYATRSRRHAIAAACGIYVGAFFWITLTVLGAAALLTAFPWLLELVQVAGGAWIVFMGYTTARQGIRDRENPPLDMDDAAERLGTMREAFFTGLTTNLSNPKIVLFLAALVAPLLPPSPSIGTAALVIFALWITAFLLFIGFSLVVSTERVRRRLFRAGPFIDIGAGGFFIVAGAFLIVRGIIGLGS from the coding sequence GTGAATCCCGCGGACCTCGCGGCGATCGTTTTAGTGAATCTGGCGGGCGCAGCCACGCCCGGTCCGGATATCGTCCTGCTCACGCGTTATGCGACGCGTTCCCGCCGCCACGCGATCGCGGCCGCTTGCGGCATCTATGTCGGCGCGTTCTTCTGGATCACGCTGACCGTTCTCGGCGCCGCCGCTCTTTTGACTGCGTTCCCGTGGCTGCTCGAGCTCGTCCAGGTCGCCGGCGGCGCCTGGATCGTGTTCATGGGCTACACCACCGCGCGCCAAGGCATCCGGGACAGAGAGAATCCGCCGCTGGACATGGATGACGCGGCGGAGCGTCTCGGCACGATGCGCGAAGCGTTCTTCACAGGCTTGACGACGAACCTCTCAAACCCCAAGATCGTCCTCTTCCTCGCCGCCCTCGTCGCTCCTCTGCTGCCGCCGAGCCCCTCCATCGGCACTGCTGCGCTGGTGATCTTCGCCCTCTGGATCACTGCGTTCTTGCTGTTCATCGGGTTCAGTCTCGTGGTGTCCACCGAGCGGGTGCGCCGCAGATTGTTCAGGGCCGGGCCTTTTATCGACATCGGTGCCGGCGGATTCTTCATCGTCGCCGGCGCTTTCTTGATCGTCCGCGGAATTATCGGGTTGGGATCCTAG
- a CDS encoding type II toxin-antitoxin system PemK/MazF family toxin has protein sequence MKFLRRLADKPTALDQGLKILNERMGNSPTRVRRRPARTRVVPTRDISRSIFYAPDMDGQAEPGEVVWFNVPATPLKERSMLVVGRDRHEVLGLLISANEDHADDSDWVAIGCGEWKATGEPCWVRMDKTLFVPETDLRRRGALFPARRFEHIADHLRKHFDWA, from the coding sequence ATGAAGTTCCTGCGGCGCCTTGCCGACAAGCCCACTGCGCTGGATCAAGGGCTGAAGATCCTCAACGAGCGCATGGGCAACTCCCCCACTCGCGTGCGCCGCCGCCCCGCCCGCACCCGCGTGGTCCCCACCCGCGACATCTCCCGCAGCATCTTCTACGCCCCCGACATGGACGGCCAGGCTGAACCCGGCGAAGTGGTGTGGTTCAACGTTCCCGCCACTCCCCTGAAGGAACGCTCCATGCTCGTGGTGGGACGCGACCGCCACGAGGTCTTGGGCCTGCTCATTTCCGCAAATGAAGACCACGCGGACGATTCCGACTGGGTCGCGATCGGTTGCGGAGAATGGAAAGCCACCGGCGAGCCCTGTTGGGTGCGCATGGACAAGACTCTCTTCGTCCCCGAGACAGACCTGCGCCGCCGCGGGGCGCTGTTCCCGGCACGCCGTTTCGAGCACATCGCCGACCACCTGCGCAAGCACTTCGACTGGGCGTAA
- a CDS encoding ABC transporter permease, whose product MRKIVGLVLVSVALFAAVVAMVWTPFDPVHAVPGERLQGSSLTHLMGTDQYGRDVLSRVMDGARTTLTVAVASVALSALIGVPLGVVAGMKRGWVEGLIMRTNDLLLAFPALLLAIVFTAVFGGSMWIVVLAIGIAGIPGFARVSRVGTLQVMAQDYVLSARISKVPGLLIAWRHVLPNITSTLAVQVSVSLALAILAEAGLSFLGLGTPAPYASWGRMLQSAQAYLSTAPHLALWPGLAIAATVLGFNLLGDAVADRRPR is encoded by the coding sequence ATGAGGAAAATAGTCGGTCTGGTGCTTGTTTCTGTTGCACTTTTTGCCGCCGTTGTGGCGATGGTGTGGACGCCATTTGATCCGGTGCACGCGGTGCCGGGCGAGCGTCTGCAGGGATCGTCGTTGACGCACCTGATGGGAACCGACCAATACGGCCGCGACGTGCTCAGCCGCGTCATGGACGGAGCACGGACGACGCTGACTGTGGCAGTTGCATCGGTGGCGTTGTCGGCGCTGATCGGCGTTCCCCTCGGGGTTGTCGCCGGCATGAAGCGCGGCTGGGTCGAGGGTCTGATCATGAGGACGAATGATTTGCTGCTGGCCTTTCCCGCGCTGCTTCTGGCGATCGTGTTCACTGCTGTTTTCGGCGGCTCGATGTGGATCGTGGTGCTGGCGATCGGCATCGCGGGAATCCCGGGGTTTGCGCGGGTCTCCCGTGTGGGGACATTGCAGGTGATGGCTCAAGACTATGTGCTCTCGGCGAGGATCTCGAAGGTGCCCGGGCTCCTGATCGCGTGGCGGCACGTTTTGCCGAATATTACTTCGACGTTGGCGGTGCAGGTGTCGGTGTCGCTGGCTCTGGCAATTCTGGCGGAGGCGGGGCTGTCGTTTTTGGGCCTCGGCACTCCGGCGCCGTATGCGTCGTGGGGCAGGATGCTGCAGTCGGCGCAGGCGTACCTGTCCACTGCCCCGCACCTGGCGCTGTGGCCGGGCCTGGCCATCGCCGCGACGGTGTTGGGATTCAATCTGCTGGGGGATGCTGTGGCTGACAGGAGGCCGCGATGA
- the rpsT gene encoding 30S ribosomal protein S20, protein MANIKQQKKRVLTNEKRRVRNKSIRSAVRTEIRKFNEIVDGGDKSAAEEQLRVASRKLDKAVTKGVFHRNNAANKKSNMARALNKLG, encoded by the coding sequence ATGGCAAATATCAAGCAGCAGAAGAAGCGCGTTCTCACCAACGAGAAGCGTCGCGTCCGCAACAAGAGCATCCGCTCCGCAGTCCGCACCGAGATCCGCAAGTTCAACGAGATCGTCGACGGCGGCGACAAGTCCGCAGCCGAGGAGCAGCTCCGCGTCGCATCCCGCAAGCTGGACAAGGCTGTGACCAAGGGCGTCTTCCACCGCAACAACGCGGCCAACAAGAAGTCCAACATGGCTCGCGCCCTGAACAAGCTCGGCTAG
- the lepA gene encoding translation elongation factor 4 has protein sequence MAKANTNFALTTFTDPAQIRNFCIIAHIDHGKSTLADRILQLSNVVEAREMRDQYLDNMDIERERGITIKAQNVRLPWTTADGKQTILQMIDTPGHVDFSYEVSRSLDACEGAILLVDAAQGIEAQTLANLYMAMENDLEIIPVLNKIDLPAADPEKYAAEIAHIIGCETEDVLRVSGKTGEGVAELLDKVVELVPPPKPLAAEGADAPARALVFDSVYDTFRGVVTYIRMIDGKLESGQKVTMMNTGVTHDILEIGIVSPTMQKAKGLGPGEVGYLITGVKDVRETRVGDTVTWANKGADEPLEGFEDVKPMVYSGLFPVSQEDFPTLRESLEKLQLNDASLTWEPETSVALGFGFRCGFLGLLHMEITRDRLEREFDLDLISTAPSVTYRVVAEDGTESLVHNPSDWPGGKLQEVFEPIVNMTLIVPQEFVGTTMELCQSKRGQMKNMEYLSEERVELRYIMPLGEIIFDFFDMLKSRTKGYASLNYEEAGEQTADLVKVDILLQGEPVDAFSAIVHRDSAQWYGNKMTKKLKELIPRQQFEVPVQAAIGSKIIARENIRALRKDVLSKCYGGDISRKRKLLEKQKAGKKRMKSIGSVTVPQEAFVAALSTDEE, from the coding sequence ATGGCGAAGGCAAACACGAATTTCGCGTTGACGACGTTCACTGATCCGGCGCAGATCCGGAATTTCTGCATCATCGCGCATATCGACCACGGAAAATCCACCCTCGCGGACCGGATCCTCCAGCTCTCCAACGTGGTCGAGGCGCGCGAGATGCGCGACCAGTACCTGGACAACATGGACATTGAGCGCGAGCGCGGCATCACCATCAAGGCACAGAACGTGCGCCTGCCGTGGACGACGGCGGACGGCAAGCAGACCATTCTGCAGATGATCGACACCCCGGGCCACGTCGACTTCTCCTACGAGGTGTCGCGTTCACTCGACGCATGCGAGGGAGCAATTTTGCTTGTCGACGCAGCGCAGGGCATCGAGGCCCAGACCCTCGCCAACCTGTACATGGCGATGGAGAACGATCTCGAGATCATCCCGGTGCTGAACAAGATCGACCTGCCGGCCGCCGATCCCGAGAAGTACGCCGCCGAGATCGCCCACATCATCGGCTGCGAAACGGAGGATGTCCTGCGCGTGTCCGGCAAGACTGGCGAGGGCGTTGCAGAACTTCTGGACAAGGTCGTCGAGCTCGTCCCGCCGCCAAAGCCGCTCGCGGCAGAGGGCGCGGACGCCCCGGCCCGCGCGCTCGTCTTCGACTCCGTCTACGACACCTTCCGCGGCGTGGTCACCTACATCCGCATGATCGACGGAAAATTGGAGTCGGGCCAGAAGGTGACCATGATGAACACCGGCGTCACCCACGACATCCTCGAGATCGGCATTGTCTCCCCGACGATGCAGAAGGCAAAAGGTCTCGGCCCCGGCGAGGTCGGCTACCTCATCACCGGTGTGAAGGACGTCCGCGAGACCCGCGTCGGCGACACCGTCACCTGGGCGAACAAGGGCGCCGACGAGCCCCTCGAAGGCTTCGAGGATGTCAAGCCGATGGTCTATTCGGGCCTGTTCCCCGTGTCCCAGGAGGACTTCCCGACGTTGCGCGAGAGCTTGGAAAAACTCCAGCTTAACGACGCCTCCCTCACCTGGGAGCCCGAGACCTCCGTCGCCCTCGGCTTCGGTTTCCGCTGCGGCTTCTTGGGGCTGCTGCACATGGAGATCACCCGCGACCGTCTGGAGCGCGAATTCGATCTCGACCTGATCTCCACTGCTCCGTCCGTGACCTACCGCGTCGTCGCGGAAGACGGCACCGAGTCGTTGGTGCACAACCCGTCCGACTGGCCGGGCGGAAAGCTCCAGGAAGTCTTCGAGCCGATCGTCAACATGACGCTCATCGTGCCCCAGGAATTCGTGGGCACCACGATGGAGCTGTGCCAGTCCAAGCGCGGCCAGATGAAGAATATGGAGTATCTCTCCGAAGAGCGCGTCGAGCTGCGCTACATCATGCCGCTCGGCGAGATCATCTTCGACTTCTTCGACATGCTCAAGTCCCGCACGAAGGGCTACGCCTCCCTCAACTACGAGGAGGCTGGCGAGCAGACTGCCGATCTGGTCAAGGTCGACATCCTGCTGCAGGGTGAGCCCGTCGACGCGTTCTCAGCCATCGTCCACCGCGACTCCGCGCAGTGGTACGGCAACAAGATGACCAAGAAGCTCAAGGAGCTCATCCCGCGCCAGCAGTTCGAGGTGCCCGTCCAAGCAGCGATCGGCTCGAAGATCATTGCCCGCGAGAATATCCGCGCCCTGCGCAAGGACGTCCTGTCCAAGTGCTACGGCGGCGATATCTCCCGTAAGCGCAAGCTGCTGGAGAAGCAGAAAGCCGGTAAGAAGCGCATGAAATCCATCGGCTCCGTCACGGTGCCGCAGGAGGCATTCGTCGCGGCGCTGTCCACCGACGAGGAATAA
- a CDS encoding ribokinase, whose amino-acid sequence MSIVVVGSINADLTVNVERHPFPGETLLGGGGGITPGGKGANQAVAAARLGSEVFLVGAVGEDAHAHEATHLLIDAGVDLSAVEVSPKPTGLAVITVAADGENTVMVVPGANGDVGAGVVDKHAALIADAELVLLQGEIPADGFARAVELAEGRVVVNLAPVIDVDRDALKQADPLIVNEHEAQLVLGKEASPEECLEELLAEFSSVVVTLGADGALVGNADGIVRIASPTVVAVDSVGAGDAFTGALCHRLLKGDSLVEAAAFASRVGAFSVTRPGAQPSYPNYSQLRLENGAE is encoded by the coding sequence ATGAGCATCGTCGTTGTCGGCTCGATCAACGCCGACCTGACCGTCAATGTTGAACGGCATCCTTTCCCCGGTGAGACCCTCTTGGGCGGCGGTGGCGGCATCACGCCCGGCGGCAAGGGCGCCAACCAGGCGGTCGCAGCTGCACGTTTGGGATCAGAAGTTTTCCTCGTCGGAGCGGTCGGCGAAGATGCGCATGCTCACGAGGCAACGCATTTGCTTATCGACGCCGGCGTGGACCTTTCCGCGGTCGAGGTTTCCCCGAAGCCGACTGGTCTGGCGGTCATCACCGTGGCGGCGGACGGAGAGAACACCGTCATGGTGGTGCCGGGGGCGAACGGGGATGTGGGGGCAGGTGTCGTCGATAAGCATGCTGCGTTGATTGCGGACGCGGAACTGGTCTTGTTGCAGGGCGAGATTCCTGCGGATGGGTTTGCGCGGGCGGTCGAGCTGGCGGAAGGGCGCGTCGTGGTGAATCTGGCGCCGGTCATCGACGTGGATCGGGATGCTCTAAAACAAGCTGATCCCCTGATCGTCAACGAGCACGAAGCTCAACTGGTGCTCGGAAAAGAAGCTTCTCCGGAAGAATGTTTGGAAGAGTTGCTGGCAGAGTTTTCTTCTGTCGTGGTGACTTTAGGCGCGGACGGGGCGTTGGTGGGAAATGCCGACGGAATCGTCCGGATTGCTTCTCCGACAGTTGTTGCAGTCGATTCCGTCGGGGCGGGCGATGCGTTCACGGGCGCGCTGTGCCACCGACTGTTGAAGGGCGATAGCTTGGTCGAAGCAGCTGCGTTTGCTTCGAGGGTTGGCGCGTTTTCGGTGACGCGGCCGGGCGCGCAGCCGTCATATCCGAATTATTCGCAGCTACGCCTCGAAAACGGCGCGGAATAG
- a CDS encoding ABC transporter substrate-binding protein — protein MRARGAVVAVLAVGSLSACSAGSTASNVGRIEPESVVVGTTSAPASLDFTTTGGAAIPQALMGNVYETLVLIDDTGTPQPLLAESWDVSEDRTEYVFHLKDGVTFSNGERFTAETAAFSIDYVQNEWTNGLAKQMNPVRDVEALDPLTLKVTLESPSNSWLWSMGTLTGAMMAPEGVDKLATDPVGTGPYVVDRFALGESISFDAREDYWGEPAQQDAAIRYFSDAVSSVNALRVGDVDVLWGLQAPELLETLPDSFGIDVGTTNGEVLLSLNNRRFPFDDPDVRRAVGYAIDRDALNDVVWNGLATDTGGAPVSPSDPWFTGKDYFPFDPDKARELLRGRSPEVVITVPSLPYAQDAAELIFSQLKDVGFDVRLETVEFPAVWLNQVLQQADYQSSMIAHVEPRDVQQLFSPEYYLGFDSDAVRRDFANADAGTPEENVEYMKDAVDSIMEEAGAVTLANLPNIVVTAPGVEGVDPTVVTDGIDLSGVTKR, from the coding sequence ATGAGAGCAAGAGGTGCCGTGGTGGCGGTGCTTGCGGTCGGATCGCTGTCGGCATGTTCCGCTGGCAGTACGGCATCGAACGTCGGCCGCATTGAACCTGAAAGTGTCGTCGTGGGCACAACATCCGCGCCCGCCTCGCTCGACTTCACAACCACGGGCGGCGCGGCCATTCCTCAGGCGCTCATGGGCAACGTGTACGAGACGCTCGTGCTTATCGACGACACCGGTACGCCCCAGCCCCTTCTCGCCGAGAGCTGGGACGTGAGCGAGGACCGCACTGAGTATGTTTTTCACCTCAAAGACGGGGTCACCTTTTCCAACGGCGAGAGATTCACCGCCGAGACGGCCGCGTTTTCCATCGATTATGTGCAAAATGAGTGGACGAACGGCCTTGCGAAGCAGATGAATCCGGTCAGAGATGTCGAGGCTCTCGATCCACTGACTCTGAAGGTGACATTGGAGTCTCCATCCAATAGTTGGTTGTGGTCGATGGGGACGTTGACGGGGGCGATGATGGCGCCGGAAGGCGTCGATAAGCTGGCCACCGATCCTGTGGGAACCGGGCCGTACGTGGTCGACCGTTTCGCGCTCGGCGAGTCGATTTCTTTTGATGCGCGCGAGGATTATTGGGGCGAGCCGGCGCAGCAGGACGCTGCGATCAGGTACTTTTCGGACGCTGTGTCTTCTGTCAATGCTTTGCGCGTGGGCGATGTCGATGTGCTGTGGGGCTTGCAGGCGCCGGAATTGCTGGAGACACTTCCCGACTCTTTCGGCATCGACGTCGGCACGACGAACGGCGAGGTGCTGCTGAGCTTGAATAACCGGCGTTTTCCATTCGACGACCCGGATGTGCGCCGCGCGGTCGGGTACGCGATTGACCGGGATGCGCTCAACGACGTCGTGTGGAATGGATTAGCGACCGACACTGGCGGCGCCCCAGTGTCCCCGAGCGATCCGTGGTTCACCGGGAAAGACTATTTTCCGTTCGATCCGGACAAGGCGCGGGAATTGCTGCGCGGACGATCTCCGGAAGTGGTGATCACCGTGCCGTCTCTTCCCTACGCGCAAGATGCGGCGGAGCTGATCTTCTCCCAGCTGAAGGATGTCGGCTTCGACGTGAGGCTAGAGACCGTGGAATTTCCCGCGGTGTGGCTGAACCAGGTGCTCCAGCAGGCGGACTACCAGTCATCAATGATCGCGCACGTGGAACCGCGCGATGTGCAGCAATTGTTTTCTCCCGAGTATTACCTCGGGTTCGATTCTGACGCGGTGCGAAGAGATTTCGCGAATGCCGACGCCGGGACGCCGGAAGAGAATGTCGAGTACATGAAGGACGCTGTCGATTCGATCATGGAGGAAGCGGGCGCTGTCACGTTGGCGAATTTGCCCAATATTGTCGTCACGGCGCCCGGCGTGGAGGGTGTGGATCCGACGGTGGTCACCGACGGAATCGACCTTTCGGGGGTGACCAAGCGGTGA